A genomic segment from archaeon BMS3Bbin15 encodes:
- a CDS encoding putative transposase: protein MMLKTYKYRLESNREQKQKLEATLDTCRYLYNDTLACRERQAELYRLPMTKQWITVEDQINALPGQKQEDKYLPLVHSQVLQDVIHRVDNSFKNFFRHLKHHEQSGYPRFKCYNRYNSFTYPQTGFKIVDRKLELSYIGKVNVKIHKSLRGKIKTCTIKRDIDAWYACFSVKIEDSLPEKTVIKSAVGIDVGINPLIAQSNGEKTKPPKFILQSEHKLAKEQRKLSRKQKESHNNKQRVIVAKVHRHIRQQRMDFHHKLSRELVAQYDFIAFEDLRIKNMIRNHNLAKSISDVSWNILQSFTAYKAEWAGKVVTFVNPKNTSQECSSCGKIVKKNLSIKVHKCPYCGLVLDRHVNAAINILKRGLIKVGLGYTDLMPVRGLARDTPMTQEVPCVSGE from the coding sequence ATGATGCTTAAAACTTACAAATATCGTTTGGAGTCAAACAGAGAGCAGAAACAGAAATTAGAAGCAACTCTGGACACATGTAGATATTTGTATAATGATACTCTTGCCTGTAGGGAACGACAGGCAGAACTGTATAGACTTCCTATGACAAAGCAGTGGATTACAGTAGAGGACCAGATTAATGCCTTACCGGGACAAAAGCAAGAAGACAAATATTTGCCTCTTGTTCATAGTCAGGTATTGCAGGATGTTATTCACAGGGTTGATAACAGTTTTAAGAATTTCTTCAGACACCTTAAGCATCATGAACAATCAGGATATCCACGTTTTAAATGTTACAATAGATATAACAGTTTTACCTATCCACAGACAGGATTTAAAATTGTGGATAGGAAATTAGAGTTATCATATATTGGTAAGGTAAATGTTAAGATTCATAAAAGTCTGAGAGGAAAGATTAAAACTTGCACGATAAAGAGAGACATAGATGCATGGTATGCCTGTTTCTCTGTTAAAATAGAAGATTCCTTACCAGAAAAAACAGTAATAAAATCAGCAGTAGGGATTGATGTAGGTATAAATCCACTTATTGCCCAGAGCAATGGAGAAAAAACAAAACCTCCAAAGTTCATATTACAATCAGAACACAAGCTGGCTAAAGAGCAGCGTAAGCTATCACGAAAGCAGAAGGAATCACATAATAATAAGCAAAGGGTTATTGTAGCTAAGGTTCACAGGCATATCAGACAGCAAAGAATGGATTTTCATCATAAACTTAGCAGGGAGCTTGTGGCTCAATACGATTTTATTGCATTTGAAGATTTGAGGATAAAAAACATGATTAGAAATCACAATTTAGCTAAAAGTATATCAGACGTGTCATGGAATATATTGCAATCGTTTACTGCGTACAAGGCAGAGTGGGCTGGTAAAGTAGTAACTTTTGTAAATCCTAAAAACACGTCTCAAGAATGTTCCTCTTGTGGTAAAATAGTCAAGAAAAACCTCAGTATTAAAGTACATAAATGCCCTTATTGTGGATTAGTTCTTGATAGGCACGTTAATGCTGCCATAAATATATTAAAAAGAGGATTGATAAAAGTAGGGTTGGGATACACCGATTTGATGCCTGTTAGAGGTCTAGCACGAGATACACCTATGACTCAGGAAGTTCCCTGCGTAAGCGGGGAGTAG
- the ccsA_1 gene encoding cytochrome c biogenesis protein CcsA, whose product MYNNVAMHLYDFLAINSEYLLIYSTVLKLVFLAGALNFISALGYLLKGKGSGKFYRISRYSHYSLTAALTLLFIILIEYHLTLSSITYFNPFEGGMVKFYIPVWIEKEKLLFWLWIYTMMVLYAERYRLKKFLASLYIGSSAFLIIIYLTNSFVPLPEMSTLIKQYLIWQAQPYFNSNAVILFKTIIGKYYLYTTGYMWIHPPMIFIAYAAFTVNFFANIFLIIKKDYVYDRVAYAYAKFGYFLLTVGLLIGYPWALKAWHGQSWWWSPIISSSFVLWFFYSAYLHSRLYIRDRGMLNVTAAFGILGYLGVILAYLVVYLLPGVHAYT is encoded by the coding sequence ATGTACAATAATGTTGCCATGCACCTTTATGATTTTTTAGCAATTAACAGTGAGTATCTCTTAATTTACTCAACAGTTCTAAAGCTTGTTTTTCTTGCCGGTGCTTTGAATTTTATCTCTGCTCTCGGCTATCTTCTTAAAGGTAAGGGTAGTGGAAAATTTTATAGAATATCACGTTATTCTCACTATAGTCTGACTGCTGCATTAACACTTTTATTTATTATTCTCATAGAATACCACCTGACGCTCTCTTCAATTACATATTTTAATCCTTTTGAAGGAGGCATGGTTAAATTTTATATCCCTGTCTGGATAGAAAAGGAAAAACTTCTTTTCTGGCTGTGGATTTATACCATGATGGTTCTTTATGCTGAGAGATACAGACTAAAAAAATTCTTAGCATCTTTATATATAGGCTCTTCTGCCTTTCTCATTATAATCTACCTTACAAACTCCTTTGTCCCTCTGCCAGAGATGAGTACGCTTATAAAGCAATATCTAATCTGGCAGGCTCAGCCCTATTTCAACAGCAATGCTGTTATACTCTTCAAAACAATCATTGGAAAGTACTATCTGTATACAACAGGGTATATGTGGATTCACCCTCCCATGATTTTTATAGCCTATGCAGCCTTTACAGTGAATTTTTTTGCAAATATCTTTTTGATTATCAAAAAAGATTATGTTTATGACAGAGTTGCCTATGCCTATGCAAAATTTGGATATTTTCTATTAACTGTGGGTTTACTCATAGGGTATCCATGGGCTCTTAAAGCATGGCACGGGCAGAGCTGGTGGTGGTCGCCAATTATAAGCTCTTCATTTGTTCTGTGGTTCTTCTACTCTGCTTACCTGCACTCAAGGCTTTATATCAGAGATAGGGGAATGCTCAATGTTACAGCAGCTTTTGGAATTCTTGGTTATCTAGGTGTAATCCTGGCATATCTTGTGGTTTACCTGTTACCCGGTGTGCATGCCTATACCTGA
- a CDS encoding nitroreductase family protein, with translation MERIGDLYHEYTKYSRRDISNRISREAGPELFIEYTDAEKIELPEPQKQGGMPIWECISTRRSLRNFTGESVTREELSQLLYATQGITGDIEGFPLRAAPSAGALYPIETYLVINSVAEIETGIYHYNIHDSNLEFLKKGDFSDKISSAALEQSFLSKASVVFIWAAVPQRTRRKYGERGWRYIYKDAAHICANLYLAATSLKLGCCAIGACFDDEVNSILNLDGKTETVVYMAGVGRVQV, from the coding sequence ATGGAAAGAATTGGTGATTTATATCATGAATACACAAAATATTCCCGCAGAGATATAAGCAATAGAATAAGTAGAGAAGCAGGACCAGAGCTTTTTATCGAATATACGGATGCTGAAAAGATAGAATTGCCAGAGCCACAGAAACAGGGAGGTATGCCTATCTGGGAATGTATTTCAACGAGGAGGTCCCTGAGAAACTTCACAGGAGAATCTGTTACCAGAGAGGAACTCTCCCAGCTTTTATATGCCACCCAGGGTATAACCGGGGATATTGAGGGGTTTCCACTGAGGGCCGCACCCAGTGCAGGAGCTTTGTATCCAATAGAAACGTATCTTGTTATAAACAGTGTTGCAGAGATTGAAACTGGAATTTACCATTATAATATTCATGACTCAAATCTGGAGTTTCTGAAAAAAGGTGATTTCTCGGATAAAATATCTTCAGCCGCACTTGAGCAATCCTTTCTATCAAAGGCTAGCGTTGTATTTATCTGGGCTGCTGTGCCGCAGAGAACCAGGCGGAAATACGGAGAGCGTGGATGGAGATATATATACAAAGATGCAGCCCATATATGTGCCAATCTCTACCTTGCTGCCACCTCACTGAAGCTGGGATGCTGTGCTATTGGTGCCTGTTTTGACGATGAGGTGAATTCAATCCTCAATCTTGATGGCAAAACTGAAACAGTCGTATATATGGCAGGAGTGGGAAGAGTTCAGGTATAG